A DNA window from Acidobacteriota bacterium contains the following coding sequences:
- a CDS encoding segregation/condensation protein A yields the protein MAERDAHLTDAAVAGADPDAPPGFESILPDYPVRLTNFEGPLDLLIHLIKKNEVDVYDIPIALISQQYLEYLDLMREINLDVAGEFLVMAATLIHIKSRMLVPRVEAGAEADAEEEDPREALVQRLLEHQRFKAAAEMLHECETVRSAQWTRPDERVDEIAGAPFERELEVDLFSLLQAFQAVLARSRDRRNSVPLPADLISIEARMEDMLGRLAQGGPCGFDDLFADVSSRQEIIVTFLATLELIRTRLIRVLQARVCGPIRIYLSEPAAAPAAEAVSGGTDSNDDVGEEPG from the coding sequence ATGGCCGAACGCGACGCGCACTTGACGGACGCGGCGGTCGCCGGCGCCGATCCGGACGCGCCGCCCGGCTTCGAGTCGATTCTGCCGGACTACCCGGTCCGGCTCACCAACTTCGAAGGGCCCCTCGACCTGCTGATTCACCTCATCAAGAAGAACGAGGTGGACGTCTACGACATTCCCATCGCGCTGATCTCGCAGCAGTACCTGGAGTACCTGGATCTGATGCGGGAGATCAACCTGGACGTGGCCGGCGAGTTCCTGGTGATGGCGGCGACGCTGATCCACATCAAGTCGCGGATGCTCGTTCCGCGCGTGGAGGCCGGGGCGGAGGCCGACGCGGAGGAGGAGGATCCCCGCGAGGCGCTGGTGCAGCGCCTGCTCGAACACCAGCGGTTCAAGGCCGCGGCGGAGATGCTGCACGAGTGCGAGACGGTGCGCAGCGCGCAGTGGACGCGCCCCGACGAACGGGTCGACGAGATTGCCGGCGCCCCGTTCGAGCGCGAGCTCGAGGTCGATCTGTTCAGCCTGCTCCAGGCCTTCCAGGCGGTCCTGGCGCGGTCGCGGGACCGGCGGAACAGCGTGCCCCTGCCGGCGGACTTGATCTCAATCGAGGCCCGCATGGAGGACATGCTGGGCCGGCTGGCGCAGGGCGGCCCATGCGGATTCGACGACCTGTTCGCCGACGTGTCGTCCCGGCAGGAGATCATCGTGACGTTTCTCGCTACGCTGGAACTGATCCGGACCCGGTTGATTCGCGTGCTCCAGGCCCGTGTCTGCGGGCCGATTCGGATCTACCTGAGCGAGCCGGCGGCCGCGCCGGCGGCAGAGGCGGTGTCCGGCGGCACGGACTCGAACGATGACGTCGGGGAGGAGCCGGGGTGA
- the scpB gene encoding SMC-Scp complex subunit ScpB, translating to MIDALADLKATIEALIFASPDPLTLKILLKTLDDEPREHVEEALAALRRDWDDRPGGLQLVEVAGGYQIVTRPELHDRVRRLFHEHSSQRLSVQALETLAVIAYRQPVTGPEIAEIRGVNTSGVIGTLVDRRLVKVVGRKAVIGRPFLYATTREFLDRFGLKDLTDLPKVEDMAEALGMEVPPALAADDPRDAALPFEPPPGSVAGPGAGAGKVH from the coding sequence GTGATCGACGCGCTGGCCGATCTGAAAGCGACCATCGAGGCATTGATATTCGCGTCGCCGGACCCGCTGACGCTGAAGATCCTGCTGAAGACGCTCGACGACGAGCCGCGCGAGCACGTCGAGGAGGCGCTGGCCGCGCTTCGCCGGGACTGGGACGACAGGCCGGGCGGCCTGCAACTGGTCGAGGTGGCCGGCGGCTATCAGATCGTCACCCGGCCGGAGTTGCACGACCGCGTGCGGCGGCTGTTCCACGAGCATTCCAGCCAGCGCCTCTCGGTACAGGCGCTCGAGACGCTGGCCGTCATCGCCTACCGCCAGCCGGTCACCGGACCGGAGATCGCCGAGATTCGGGGCGTCAACACCTCGGGAGTCATCGGTACGCTGGTGGACCGGCGCCTGGTCAAGGTGGTCGGACGCAAGGCGGTGATCGGCCGGCCGTTCCTCTACGCCACCACCCGCGAGTTTCTCGATCGCTTCGGGTTGAAGGACCTGACCGATCTGCCGAAGGTGGAGGACATGGCCGAGGCGTTGGGGATGGAGGTGCCGCCGGCCCTCGCCGCCGACGATCCGCGGGACGCGGCGCTGCCCTTCGAGCCGCCGCCCGGGAGCGTCGCGGGGCCGGGCGCCGGCGCCGGGAAGGTCCACTGA
- a CDS encoding rRNA pseudouridine synthase — MVEPAVPLAGLVRLQKLLSAAGVASRRAAEQLIADGRVTVNGRTVREQGTRADPARDDVRVDGRRIAREVRRRYVVLHKPRGYVTTRSDPHRRKTVLDLVPDVREYVYPVGRLDYESEGLLLLTNDGALAAVLTHPRHGVARVYEATVRGVPSVARLRRLAAGVEIDGRPTAPAEVRMLRGGAPGRTAEARVRIVIREGRNRQVRRMFDAIGHPVRRLRRTRLGPISLRGLRPGAARELTPAEVGALRRAARPASPGTALEQGRA; from the coding sequence ATGGTCGAGCCGGCGGTCCCTCTCGCGGGGCTCGTGCGACTGCAGAAGCTGCTGTCGGCGGCCGGGGTCGCCTCCCGGCGGGCGGCCGAGCAGCTCATCGCGGACGGCCGCGTGACGGTGAACGGACGGACCGTGCGGGAGCAGGGCACGCGCGCGGACCCGGCGCGGGACGACGTGCGCGTCGACGGGCGGCGGATCGCGCGGGAGGTGCGGCGCCGGTACGTCGTGCTGCACAAGCCGCGCGGCTACGTCACCACGCGGAGCGATCCCCACCGGCGGAAGACGGTACTGGATCTGGTCCCCGACGTGCGGGAGTACGTCTATCCGGTGGGCCGGCTCGACTACGAGTCCGAGGGGCTGCTGCTGTTGACCAACGACGGGGCGCTGGCCGCCGTTCTGACACATCCGCGCCACGGGGTCGCCCGCGTCTACGAAGCGACCGTGCGCGGCGTTCCGAGCGTCGCGAGGCTGCGCCGCCTCGCCGCCGGGGTCGAGATCGACGGCCGCCCGACCGCGCCCGCCGAGGTGCGGATGCTGCGCGGCGGCGCGCCGGGGCGGACCGCCGAGGCGCGCGTACGCATCGTGATCCGCGAAGGACGCAACCGGCAGGTCCGCCGCATGTTCGACGCGATCGGACATCCGGTGCGGCGGCTGCGCCGGACGCGCCTGGGTCCCATCAGCCTGCGCGGGCTGCGGCCCGGCGCGGCGCGTGAGCTGACGCCGGCCGAGGTCGGCGCGCTGCGCCGCGCGGCGCGGCCCGCATCGCCGGGGACGGCATTGGAACAGGGGCGGGCATGA
- a CDS encoding (d)CMP kinase, whose translation MSAPDVIAIDGPSGAGKGTVARAVAQALDCRHIDTGAMYRAVAWRTLQQGGALDDEPAVAAVAAGADFDLDGTRVAIDGHDVSRTIRTPEMDVAAAAVARLPRVRAALVARQRSLAVAGSVVMEGRDIGTTVFPEAPVKIYLDASPEERAARRARDPAHRLSPGTGVAEVARALDARDRLDRTRRASPLEQAPDAVRIDTTGLPVDAVVQRVMKVVRERWQGARGS comes from the coding sequence ATGAGCGCCCCGGACGTCATCGCCATCGACGGGCCGTCCGGCGCCGGAAAGGGCACGGTGGCGCGGGCCGTGGCGCAGGCGCTCGACTGCCGCCACATCGACACCGGGGCGATGTACCGGGCCGTCGCCTGGCGGACCCTCCAACAGGGCGGGGCGCTCGACGACGAGCCGGCCGTCGCCGCGGTCGCCGCCGGTGCGGACTTCGACCTGGACGGGACACGCGTCGCCATCGACGGGCACGACGTCAGCCGGACGATCCGCACCCCGGAGATGGACGTCGCGGCGGCCGCCGTGGCGAGGCTGCCGCGGGTGCGGGCGGCGCTCGTCGCCCGCCAGCGGAGCCTCGCCGTCGCCGGCAGCGTCGTGATGGAAGGGCGCGACATCGGGACCACCGTTTTCCCGGAGGCGCCGGTGAAGATCTACCTAGACGCCTCCCCGGAGGAGAGGGCGGCCCGCCGCGCGCGGGATCCGGCGCACCGGTTGTCGCCGGGCACCGGCGTGGCGGAGGTGGCCCGCGCCCTCGACGCGCGCGACCGGCTCGACCGGACCCGGCGCGCCTCGCCGCTGGAGCAGGCGCCCGACGCGGTGCGGATCGATACCACGGGGCTGCCGGTGGACGCGGTGGTACAGCGGGTGATGAAGGTCGTCCGCGAGCGCTGGCAGGGCGCCCGCGGGAGTTGA
- a CDS encoding 30S ribosomal protein S1, with protein sequence MVDPEEHARLVALYEGSLKNIAEGEVIKGTVLRVSDSEVIVDVGYKSEGLIPLSEFYDENGDPMVHPGDTVDVLLERTEDRDGHIVLSREKAEKMKIWDEVEKAYADRKVVIGRVIERIKGGLAVDIGVRAFLPGSQIDVRPVRNLDSLRGQELRMRVIKVNKKRGNIVLSRKVLIEEENAEKKKDTLANLAEGKVMQGVVKNITDYGAFIDLGGIDGLLHVTDMSWGRAQHPSELFNVNDEVEIIVLKFDPATERVSLGYKQLHADPWTSAADRYPVGQRLQGKVVSLTDYGAFVELEPGVEGLIHVSEMSWSKRVKHPSKLLNVGDMVESMVLGVDPNARRIALGLKQIESNPWQQLGDKYPVGSKITGTVRNLTEFGAFVEVEEGIDGLIHISDMSWSKRLKHPSDVIKKGEEVEAMVLNIDPENQRLSLGLKQLATDIWDDFFSTTKVGDVVEGKVVRITSFGAFVELAEGIEGLIHVSEFEDQGRGDKTELTVDETIQMRVIKLSPSERKIGLSVRALTSENFEADWRSYASSESPEVTLGDHFKQQTSSD encoded by the coding sequence ATGGTCGATCCGGAAGAGCACGCCCGCCTGGTGGCTCTCTACGAGGGCAGCCTGAAGAACATCGCCGAGGGCGAGGTCATCAAGGGCACCGTGCTCAGGGTGTCCGACTCCGAGGTGATCGTCGACGTCGGCTACAAGTCGGAGGGCCTGATTCCCCTGTCGGAGTTCTACGACGAGAACGGCGATCCGATGGTCCATCCGGGCGACACCGTCGACGTGCTGCTCGAGCGGACCGAGGATCGCGACGGCCATATCGTGCTCTCGCGCGAGAAGGCCGAGAAGATGAAGATCTGGGACGAGGTCGAGAAGGCCTATGCGGATCGCAAGGTCGTCATCGGCCGCGTGATCGAGCGCATCAAGGGCGGCCTCGCGGTCGATATCGGCGTGCGCGCGTTCCTGCCCGGCTCGCAGATCGACGTCCGTCCCGTCCGCAACCTCGATTCGCTGCGCGGCCAGGAGCTGCGCATGCGCGTGATCAAGGTGAACAAGAAGCGGGGCAACATCGTGCTGTCCCGCAAGGTGCTCATCGAAGAGGAGAACGCGGAGAAGAAGAAGGACACGCTCGCGAACCTCGCCGAGGGCAAGGTCATGCAGGGCGTGGTGAAGAACATCACCGACTACGGCGCCTTCATCGACCTCGGCGGCATCGACGGGCTGCTGCACGTCACCGACATGTCGTGGGGCCGGGCGCAGCACCCCTCCGAGCTCTTCAACGTGAACGACGAGGTGGAGATCATCGTCCTGAAGTTCGATCCGGCGACCGAGCGCGTGTCGCTGGGCTACAAGCAGCTCCACGCCGATCCGTGGACGTCCGCCGCGGACCGCTACCCCGTCGGGCAGCGGCTGCAGGGCAAGGTGGTCAGCCTCACCGACTACGGCGCCTTCGTCGAGCTCGAGCCGGGGGTGGAGGGCTTGATCCACGTTTCGGAGATGTCCTGGAGCAAGCGGGTCAAGCACCCGTCCAAGCTGCTCAACGTCGGCGACATGGTCGAGTCGATGGTGCTCGGCGTCGACCCGAACGCGCGTCGCATCGCGCTCGGGCTGAAGCAGATCGAGAGCAACCCGTGGCAGCAGCTCGGCGACAAGTACCCGGTAGGCTCGAAGATCACCGGCACCGTCCGCAACCTGACCGAGTTCGGCGCGTTCGTCGAGGTGGAGGAGGGCATCGACGGCCTCATCCACATCTCGGACATGTCCTGGAGCAAGCGGCTGAAGCACCCCTCCGACGTCATCAAGAAGGGTGAAGAGGTCGAGGCGATGGTTCTCAACATCGATCCCGAGAACCAGCGGCTCTCGCTCGGCCTCAAGCAGCTTGCGACCGATATCTGGGACGACTTCTTCTCCACGACGAAGGTGGGCGACGTCGTCGAGGGCAAGGTGGTGCGGATCACCAGCTTCGGCGCGTTCGTCGAGCTGGCCGAGGGGATCGAGGGCCTGATCCACGTCTCCGAGTTCGAGGACCAGGGGCGCGGCGACAAGACCGAGCTCACGGTCGACGAGACGATTCAGATGCGGGTGATCAAGCTCAGCCCGTCCGAGCGGAAGATCGGACTGAGCGTGCGGGCGCTGACCAGCGAGAACTTCGAGGCCGACTGGCGCAGCTATGCCAGCAGCGAGTCGCCCGAGGTGACGCTGGGGGATCACTTCAAGCAGCAGACGTCGTCCGACTAG
- a CDS encoding integration host factor subunit beta — MTKAVLVEEVAQVTDLTKKHAEVIVETVFRSIVDALHRGEKIELRGFGSFRLRQREPRRGRNPKTGDRVDVPPKKVPYFKPGKELKELINRDPDGLSPPGAADVQSPAPPVAGGADAFPKADRIAHESEPPRPLRGVRPPVGLRRQASPR; from the coding sequence ATGACCAAGGCGGTGTTGGTCGAGGAAGTGGCCCAGGTCACCGATCTCACCAAGAAGCACGCCGAGGTCATCGTCGAGACGGTGTTCCGCAGCATCGTCGATGCATTGCACCGCGGCGAGAAGATCGAGCTGCGCGGCTTCGGGAGCTTCAGGCTCCGGCAGCGCGAGCCGCGCCGGGGACGCAATCCGAAGACCGGCGACCGGGTCGACGTGCCGCCCAAGAAGGTCCCCTACTTCAAGCCCGGCAAGGAGCTCAAGGAGCTGATCAACCGCGACCCGGACGGGCTCTCGCCGCCGGGCGCGGCGGACGTCCAGTCGCCGGCGCCGCCGGTGGCCGGTGGCGCCGACGCATTCCCGAAAGCGGATCGCATCGCGCACGAATCGGAGCCCCCGCGCCCGTTGCGGGGCGTACGCCCGCCGGTGGGCCTTCGCCGTCAGGCATCGCCCCGTTGA
- a CDS encoding HIT domain-containing protein: MQRLWAPWRLEYVTGAAGGESAACVFCAALDPANPSPYIVFRGERTFAILNKYPYNNGHLMVVPMRHVARLADMTTAELTELITLTRVAEMALTESYGAHGINVGMNLGRPAGAGVVGHLHVHLVPRWDGDTNFMTVVGDTRVVPEEPAASVARLRPVFERLAAAPSGGDAPCSSS; encoded by the coding sequence GTGCAACGCCTCTGGGCCCCGTGGAGACTGGAGTACGTGACCGGCGCCGCCGGCGGTGAGTCGGCCGCATGCGTCTTCTGCGCCGCCCTCGACCCGGCGAACCCGTCGCCGTACATCGTGTTTCGCGGAGAGCGCACCTTCGCGATCCTGAACAAGTACCCGTACAACAACGGCCACCTGATGGTCGTCCCGATGCGGCACGTCGCCCGTCTCGCGGATATGACCACGGCGGAGCTGACCGAGCTGATCACGCTCACGCGGGTCGCCGAAATGGCCTTGACGGAGTCCTACGGCGCGCATGGCATCAACGTCGGCATGAACCTCGGCCGCCCGGCCGGCGCGGGCGTGGTGGGCCATCTCCACGTGCACCTCGTGCCGCGTTGGGACGGCGACACCAACTTCATGACGGTCGTCGGCGATACGCGCGTGGTTCCCGAGGAGCCTGCCGCAAGCGTGGCCCGCCTGCGGCCGGTCTTCGAGCGCCTGGCGGCGGCGCCGTCGGGCGGGGATGCGCCATGCAGCTCGAGCTGA
- a CDS encoding acyl-CoA dehydrogenase, which produces MQLELTAEQARFQQAARDFADTAVAPRAAEIDASDRFPADLVSAAAARGLLGVTVSEAWGGAGRDYVSYALAIEAVAAASATLGAVLVVNNSLVAEVLQRFGAAEQKDRWLARLASGRAVGAFALSEAQAGTDAARQETTAAAAGDGYVLRGRKVWVANGAAAEVAVVFAATGPAAAGRGVSAFLVPTDRPGLTREPTADPLGVRGLGCVDLRFDDVEVGADALLAGPGRGFDVAKWALDGGRIAIGAEALGVGRAAFDEALRHARTRETFGRPIGRYQAVQWPIADTATELEAARMLVLRAAAAKDVRERIPLEASMAKLAASEAALRAADRAMRILASAGYRCGTVVERLLRDARALEIVAGTSEAQRMIIAAQVSGGTGSR; this is translated from the coding sequence ATGCAGCTCGAGCTGACGGCGGAGCAGGCGCGCTTTCAGCAGGCGGCGCGGGATTTCGCCGACACCGCGGTGGCGCCGCGCGCCGCGGAAATCGACGCGTCCGACCGTTTCCCGGCGGATCTCGTGTCCGCGGCGGCGGCGCGGGGGCTGCTGGGCGTGACGGTTTCCGAGGCATGGGGGGGCGCCGGCCGCGACTACGTCAGCTACGCGCTGGCGATCGAGGCGGTGGCCGCCGCCAGCGCGACGCTGGGCGCCGTCCTGGTGGTCAACAACTCGCTCGTGGCCGAGGTCCTGCAGCGCTTCGGCGCCGCGGAACAGAAGGACCGCTGGCTCGCGCGGCTCGCGTCGGGACGGGCCGTCGGCGCGTTCGCCCTTTCCGAGGCCCAGGCCGGGACCGATGCCGCCCGGCAGGAAACGACCGCGGCGGCGGCGGGTGACGGTTACGTGCTGCGGGGGCGCAAGGTCTGGGTGGCCAACGGCGCCGCGGCGGAGGTTGCGGTCGTCTTCGCGGCGACCGGGCCGGCCGCCGCCGGCCGCGGCGTGAGCGCTTTCCTCGTCCCGACGGACCGGCCGGGGCTGACGCGCGAGCCGACGGCGGATCCGCTCGGTGTGCGCGGTCTCGGATGCGTCGATCTGCGGTTCGACGACGTCGAGGTCGGCGCGGACGCGTTGTTGGCCGGCCCCGGCCGGGGATTCGACGTCGCGAAGTGGGCGTTGGACGGGGGCCGCATCGCCATCGGGGCCGAGGCGCTGGGCGTCGGGCGGGCGGCGTTCGACGAGGCGTTGCGTCACGCCCGGACCCGCGAGACCTTCGGCCGTCCCATCGGCCGATACCAGGCGGTCCAGTGGCCGATTGCCGACACCGCCACCGAGCTGGAGGCGGCGCGCATGCTCGTCCTGCGCGCGGCGGCGGCCAAGGACGTGCGGGAGCGGATCCCCCTGGAAGCCTCGATGGCCAAGCTGGCCGCCTCGGAGGCGGCCCTGCGCGCCGCGGATCGCGCGATGCGCATCCTCGCCTCGGCCGGCTACCGGTGCGGCACGGTGGTGGAGCGGCTGCTCCGGGACGCGCGGGCGCTGGAGATCGTGGCCGGCACCTCCGAGGCGCAGCGGATGATCATCGCCGCGCAGGTGTCCGGCGGGACGGGTTCCCGCTGA
- a CDS encoding DUF4236 domain-containing protein yields MGFYLRKSFRAGPIRFNLSKSGIGVSGGVTGARLGMSSTGGAYVHGGRGGLYYRKSLGSGSRRGRSGAAGDGARQEAASREQIELIEETGATYSAPELPEQTDGIGKPTRSGSASGPAMLCLVGAFLLAATRPAPRGGIDAGSTVTLRSASRGVRPWRRISGFGWPAAQAFA; encoded by the coding sequence GTGGGGTTCTATCTCAGAAAATCGTTTCGGGCCGGACCGATTCGGTTCAATCTCTCGAAGAGCGGCATCGGTGTTTCCGGGGGCGTCACCGGCGCCCGTCTCGGCATGTCGTCTACCGGCGGGGCCTATGTGCACGGGGGACGCGGCGGACTCTACTACCGTAAGTCGCTCGGTTCCGGGTCCCGGCGTGGCAGGTCGGGTGCAGCAGGGGACGGTGCCCGGCAGGAAGCCGCTTCTCGGGAACAGATCGAGCTGATCGAGGAGACCGGCGCCACGTACAGCGCCCCGGAGCTACCGGAGCAGACCGACGGAATCGGGAAGCCCACGCGGTCCGGGTCCGCGTCCGGCCCGGCCATGCTGTGCCTGGTCGGCGCGTTTCTGCTGGCGGCAACTCGTCCTGCTCCTCGAGGAGGAATCGATGCAGGTTCTACGGTTACGCTGAGATCCGCTTCCCGAGGTGTCCGACCTTGGAGGCGCATCTCGGGGTTCGGGTGGCCGGCGGCGCAAGCGTTTGCATGA